The Xenopus tropicalis strain Nigerian chromosome 7, UCB_Xtro_10.0, whole genome shotgun sequence genome includes a region encoding these proteins:
- the c1orf158 gene encoding uncharacterized protein C1orf158 homolog — MDHYSGWKIEPKYSDKVLIGNWVEERRKFRTRYQPKQDSCYNIDFVSFPDSKPDRIFTRSIVKKLEGLPKCHLLSHHGEPKHKHLVSLYDDHYLRSGKSKLPTLRSYDGNRLAWVPEQSDYPTADPPTNFGLFQAKEKQWREQFSEDHKSLYSASYKQPPTSAYSTVRFGVAPRVLSSTMYPSNNNNKSMNFREYRHLQVPGYPVPHTHVNQPAGFMT; from the exons ATGGATCATTATTCAGGATGGAAAATAGAACCGAAATACTCCGACAAAGTTCTTATTGGAAACTGGGTAGAAGAAAGGAGAAAG TTTAGGACAAGATACCAACCAAAGCAGGACAGTTGCTACAATATCGACTTTGTCAGTTTTCCAGACAGCAAGCCAGATCGGATTTTCACCCGATCAATTGTGAAAAAACTGGAG GGCTTGCCAAAATGCCATTTACTTTCACATCATGGAGAGCCTAAACATAAACATCTAGTATCACTTTATGATGATCATTATTTAAGATCTGGCAAATCCAAACTGCCCACTCTTCGTAGCTACGATGGCAACCGTCTAGCCTGGGTTCCAGAACAGTCTGATTATCCCACTGCAG ATCCTCCTACAAACTTTGGTCTTTTCCAAGCAAAGGAAAAACAATGGAGAGAACAGTTTTCGGAAGATCACAAAAGTCTTTATTCTGCTTCTTACAAGCAGCCTCCCACCTCTGCATATAGCACTGTGCGATTTGGTGTAGCACCCCGTGTTCTGTCCAGCACCATGTATCCAagcaataacaacaataaaagcaTGAATTTCAGAGAATACAGACACTTGCAGGTTCCAGGCTACCCTGTGCCTCACACTCATGTAAACCAGCCAGCTGGGTTTATGACTTAA